CCCACGCGCGCGAAGCGCGCGGAACCGCCCAAAATCAATGGGCTTTCATTGCTGATGCTAAACGGGATTTCCCGAAAATGGGATTAGTCCCTTGTTTGGTGGCTCTATACTACCGCGCTCGAACCTATTTCGCCCAGCACCAATGATTACTCGCCCGCTCGCAGACTCGCGGGCTCGCCGCCGCGGACGGCGGCCCCGAGCCCTGCCGCTCTCTATGCTTTGTTTTTTGGCGGGGGGGGATTTCTTTGGAAAAGGAATGGAGCGGCAGGGCGAGGGTTTTTGGGTTATAATTGGACCATAATTAAGATATGGCAACCAAATCCTCAAATTCAAACTTTCATCGGGCAGCCAAAGTGAAGAATGATGAGTTTTATACGCAACTCGCTGATATTGAGAAGGAACTTAAACATTACAAAGATCAATTTGGCGGCAAGGTGGTGTATTGCAACTGCGACGACCCCTTTGAGAGCAATTTTTTTAAATACTTTGCCGCCAATTTCAAAGCGCTCGGATTGAAAAGACTTATCGCAACTAGCTATAAGCCATCCCCGATAGCAAACACACAACTTGGGTTATTTGGTGATGATAAAACGCTGGAACCGCAAAAAGGTCGTCCAAAAGTGAATGCAAACAAATTAATTATCAACGATGTTGGGGATCTGGACGACGACGGTGCGTTTGATTTGAAAGACGTTGCCGAACAGCTAAAAGCGAACAAAAACAATGAATGGGCACCGCTAGATGGTGAAGGAGATTTCAGAAGCCCAGAAAGCACAGAATTACTTAAGCAAGCGGATATTGTGGTAACTAACCCACCGTTTTCGCTGTTTCGGGAATATGTAAACCAGTTAGTCGAATATAAGAAGCGGTTTTTGATTATCGGCAATGACAATGCAAGAACTTACGTGGATATTTTTGAACTAATGCAAAAGAATAAAATCTGGTCAGGATACGAAAAGGTAAAGGAATTTATACAGCCGGACGGGTCAATAAAAGGGTTTGGTAATGTCGGATGGTATACGAATCTTGATGTAGCGAAGCGACATGAGTCCTTAACCCTCTATAAAAAATATTCCCCAAAAGAATATCCTAAGTACGCAAATTATGATGCACTAGAAGTTAGCAAGGTTACTGATATACCTGTTGACTATGACGGCGAGATGGGCGTGCCAATTTCATTTCTAGATAAATACAACCCTGATCAATTTGAAATTGTAGGGTCGAGTAGTAATTTATCAGGA
The window above is part of the bacterium genome. Proteins encoded here:
- a CDS encoding adenine-specific methyltransferase EcoRI family protein, whose protein sequence is MATKSSNSNFHRAAKVKNDEFYTQLADIEKELKHYKDQFGGKVVYCNCDDPFESNFFKYFAANFKALGLKRLIATSYKPSPIANTQLGLFGDDKTLEPQKGRPKVNANKLIINDVGDLDDDGAFDLKDVAEQLKANKNNEWAPLDGEGDFRSPESTELLKQADIVVTNPPFSLFREYVNQLVEYKKRFLIIGNDNARTYVDIFELMQKNKIWSGYEKVKEFIQPDGSIKGFGNVGWYTNLDVAKRHESLTLYKKYSPKEYPKYANYDALEVSKVTDIPVDYDGEMGVPISFLDKYNPDQFEIVGSSSNLSGPIKTKDGLVYRYKDRNGYMRQAANERFALPDGDTWRRIYDRIVIRKK